The genomic interval ATTATGGTAAATGGTAAAGAGATAACCTTAAATCCTCAAGAAGGAGTTGAAGTTCCTCCTTTGGTACCTCACAAAATGTGTAACAAGTCAAATAATGAAGTTGAGTTTATGTTGATTTCCCAACCTTCAAGTAAAGGTGATAGGTTTTTGGTAGATTAAATTGTTTGAACAATTTGGAGATGTATTCTAAACATAATTTAAGCAACTTCAATACTCTATTTCATCATCTTGAAGAATTTTACTCCTAAAATAAAACATTTAATATAAACCTCGTCCTAAAAGATATTACTTTTTTCAAAATGGGTCAACTAGAAAAATGAATCGCTGATCTTATTATCCGAATGCGCGTTTCTATAAGAAACGTGCCTTTTTTTTGTGATTTCGTAGTAGTCGAATTCTTACAGTGAAACATACACACATTCAGAAACATGAATACGTACACTAAAACATAAATTCATTTAAAGGGTGTTTTATTCATGATCACATCTTGTAGTTGTAAAAAAACATTAGTACCATCAAAAGTAACCCAAGAAAAATGTTGTGATTTATTATGTACAATAGGTGAAACTTTTTCAAATGGTATAGACATGAGAATACCACAAGGTCCTCCATTAACAATTTTTGAAACAATACCTAATTATGGTAAAAAGGGAGTAATTTCTCTTTTTACGATATTCGAGCCAATAACGTTAACTTTCATACCTATAGTTGGTGATGCAATCCCTATTCCTTTAGATTCAAGTGAGAACATATCGATTCCTTTTGATAACATAAAACAAATTACGGTAGCCAATGTGGAGGAAGGAGGGAATAGCCTTGAATATGCTATATGTACCTTGTTAGGAGCAAAGACAAACTGTTGCAATGTATTATGTTTTCATTCTGATCCTAGTATAAATTTTTTTATACCTACAGGAACTACAAGGACAATATTTCTAACTTTGAATAAAATGGGTGAAACTGGGATGATTACAATAAAACCACAAAACTTTAAAATAAAATTAACCTTTATTCCTCTAATTGGCAAAAGTGCATTTTTCACCTTAGACGAATTCCATTCTATATCGATTCCGTTTGAAAAGATAAAACAAGTGACAGTAGAAAACTTATCAAATTCCAACGCCGAAATTCGCTATGAAATTTGTACATTAATAGATCCAAACTAAAAGACTCTTTAGGGTAGTAAACTCCGGTTGAATTGTGTTTACTAAGTTAGAACATTCCTTGAAAAAAACAAAGAAGCTATCTTTTAACTTAATAGACTGTATATTTATATTCCACAATCTTGCGCTAATCTGAAATAAAGGTTAGCGTTTTTTAAATTGTAAGGTCATAATGTTGAAGAACAAATTCTCATTCTTTATGTTTTAGATTGGCTTGCAAGAAAAATATGGAACCTTTTCATGATAAATTCGTATTAAAGTGTACAATGAAAAATAATAGGGGTGTTTGTTTTGTCTAAGAAAATATTAGTTATAATCGCTCTAGTTGGAATCCTGCTATTTGCTGTTTATAGTTTCATTCAAGGAACAGACAAACCAACTAATAAGGAAGAGACAAATTCTGTAGTAGATTTATCTATTTCTATTGAGCAGCAGGTGGAAAATCTGCATGCATTCTCGAGATTATATGGATACATACGTTACTTTCATCCAAGTGATGAAGCTGAACAAATTGATTGGGAAAAATTTGCTATATACGGAACGGGTTACGTAGTTAAAGCCAAAAACACTGGGGATCTAAAAGAAAAGTTAGAGGAATTATTTTTACCTATTGCTCCAACAATTCAAATCTATCAAGAGGGAGAAGAAGTTAGGGACACTCTCAACATAGAATCAGAGGATTCTAGTTTGAACTATGTTGCTTGGCAACATTTTGGAAAAGCAAGAAATAAGTTTGAGGGAGGGGTATACAAAAAGGAAAAAATAATATTTAACGAGACTTCATCTTCTGAAAAATTATTCGATTCTCTTCCAACTGTTGGTGAGAAAATCTCTGAAACAATAAATAGATCATTGAGAGCTAATATTCCATTAGTTCTTTATACAGATGGAGAAAAAACACTAGGTTCAACTGAAGAAACGATGATTGAGCTAGACAACTTAGTAGAGGAAATTAATAAAGTTAAAGCAGATCCAGATGCAGAAGCACTTCATACACGTATAGCTGGAGTTACAATTCTTTGGAATGATATTCAGCATTTTTATCCTTACTTTGAGGAAGTGAACGCAGATTGGCTTAAAGAGTTACCTTCTTTTATAGAGGTAGCGCTTGAAACCAAAAATAAGGAGGATTATGCTGATATAATTGATTACATGACAGAAAAATTAGCTGATGGTCATATTAGTGGTAATCTCCAAAGATGGAAAGAGTCTTATAGGCTACCATTTACCGTAGATATAGCAGAGGATCAATTGGTGATCACATCAACTTACCAAGATACACATTTCAAGGTTGGGGATATTATTATGTCAATAGACGAAAAGCCCACGTATGAGTATTTATTACAATCACAAGCAAGGATTTCTGGTTCGCCACAAACTAAAGAACTGCTTTCCATTTGGGCACTTGAATATGGAAAAATGGATGAAACCCTTTTACTAGAAATAGATCGTAATGGAAAATCCTTATCTCTAGAAGGATCATACGGTTATGCAAATGGTTTAAGTAACTTTCCTATTATAAGTCAACATATTACTGAAATCAAAGAAGGAATTTATTATGTAAATACACTTAAGATTGATTATGACGTATTGATTCCACACTTAGATTCTCTTGCAAAAGCAAAAGGAATTATTTTCGACATGAGGGGGCGTCCAGGACCCAATATTTGGCAGTTGGTTAGTCATTTAACAGACCGCACTGTTAAAGGTCCACTATTAGCAATAGAACAAATTATATACCCAGATCATAAGAAACTGGCTGGATATAATACTACTGGTACGTGGACAATTGAACCGCAAGAACCTAGGTTCGAAGGAGAATTTGTGTTCTTAACCAATGCACGAGCAATTAGTTATCCTGAAACTATTCTTGGGGTGATTGAAGATAATAACTTGGGCTATATTGTTGGTCAACCAACTGCAGGTGCAAATGGCGATATTACTGAGATCAATTTACCTGGACATGAAAATATTTGGTTTACAGGGTTGAAAGTTGTCAAATCCGATGGCTCTCAACATCATTTTATCGGTATTGAACCAACACATGTGGTTGAACGTACCATAGAAGGAATAAAAGCCGGTAAAGATGAATACATTGAAAAAGCAATCCAGATAATTAATCAGTAATTAGCTATCTTGTTTGATTTGAATGTTGCCAAAAGATGTGCTTCTTTTTAAGAAAGCTCTTAATCCAGCAATATGACGCAAGAATGTAGTACTATCAAGGCTACTTTTAGGATAATAGCTATTTAAAAGTTGATCAGTCAGAAATGACTGGCTAACATATAAAACCCATGTAACCAAAGATAACGGGAACGACCAAATCGGACGTTCCCGTATTTTATGCACTAAAAAACAACAGTACATAAGACATTCTTCTTAAAGGTTTATTTTTAGGTGATCAGTTATCTATGTATAATCGTTTCTGTAATATAAAGGATAACATTCAGGGAGAAAAGGCTCCGTACTCCTTAAATTTTATCAAAAATGTAAATCAAAAAGTTTCTTTTCATGACCAATCTCACATAAGAGAATCACAATGTCCAACAAGGACGTTATGGCACAGTATATATGACCTCGAAAATCGCACTGTATTAATAGACTTTTACCTTGATGAAGAAAATGAAGCAATAACAAGATCGGGATACATTCGCCTTTCCCTATAAAAGAGTTAAATATCGAAGAAACGGTGAATCATTATTGAGTTCATTGATTGGCTAAAGATACGTTATGATATTTTGTTATTCATTAACTTGGCGCCTTTCTTGAAGAAGGGTGTCTTTCTTTATTGACGGTGTCATATTGTAAAATAAGGATGTTTAAAGAAAATTAATAATTAACGGATAATCATTCTTGAAGAGACTACAATGACCTAAATATATTAGATACTTCAGGTGAAATAAAAGGGTGAATAAATGGGAGGGATAATATGAAACAAGACAGGTTATTTATTTTAGGTTTGTTTCTTATTTTGAGTGGTACTATTTTGTTAGGGTTTATACATTTAGCAATATCAACTTACATCCCCAACTTGAGCGGCTGGAGTGATCCACCAGGTAAATTGCATACTATTCTTAATAATATATTAGGATGGTTTCCATATATTTTAAGTGTCGTAGAACTTTTAATTGGTACTATTTTAGTAGTGATTTCTTTAACGAATTCAAAGAAAGGGGGCTAATCACCTTAATATTAGGAGCATAAAATAAAAAGGAAACAAAGGCAATTAAATAGTAAAGAGTTCGGTTCAGATGTACAAAATTATAAATAACAGTAAAAAAAGATATTCAATTAGGTTGCAAATTAGTAACTTAATTAACAACAAAAATCGCAGTAAAAAAATGAGCATATTCGTTATGCTCATTTTTTATTATTGATTTAATAAACTAATTGTCTTGAAAATTCTTGAATACATTTCTTCAATATGTTCATCAGTCTTTTTATCATTATATAAACCATATTCCCATTTTTTTAATGTGTCTTCTTCTTGTGATGTGAGAACACCAACAGAATAACTATTACCAGCAGTCCAATTTGAAGTCTTGTCGTACTTTAAATCTTTTTCAGTAAAAGGAATATAATTATCAGTTCCGATAAAGAAAAATGGAATTTTTGAATTTAAGTAAACGTCTGCATATTGGCTTTCAGAAGCCTCTGAAAGGTTATCCTCTCTAATAAAGACTGCATCATAAGACTTCAGTTCTTCACTTGTCATTTCATCGGATGAAACTTCTGTAAATATAACTTGTAGCTCTTTTACAGCTGGTGGTTCTCCAACCACTGCTATTCTTAAAGAATGTCCTTCATACGTATCGAAATCTGGGCTTAAAGAACAACCTGTTAGAGCAACTGTTAGAATTAATATGATAAAACTTAAATATCTCTTTCCCTTTGATTTTTTCATATGCACCCCCTTAACATATTTTAACATAATATTTTGAACGCCTTGTTAAGTAAATTAATAACCGAGAAGTATACACGACTTATTGCATATAGATTATTTCTTTTAAATTAAATTGTTTTTTTACGATGCCTAATCGTTAAACAGATGTACCTATCATTTAATCTATTCAGCGGAGGCACTAATCTGAAATAAAAGTTTAGTGTCTTTTTCATTAGAGTGCTATATTCTGTGAAAAGGATTGCCTAAGTACTGAACATTTGAAATAATTGCTCTGAAGTTAAATGGGAATAGTCTGAAATCAAGTAATGAGGTGGAAATTTGAATTTTAACAAAATACTAGAGTTGCACAATAATAGAACATATAACGGGATCATTTACAGAGAAGCAATTAGGGCCATAATTATTTCGAAAAATCATATTTTACTAGTTCATTCAAATAGAGGGGACTATAAGTTTCCAGGAGGTGGAGTGGAAGAGAATGAGAGCCATTATGAAACACTAGTCCGTGAAGTGAGAGAAGAAACTGGATACACGAACTGTGTCGTTAAAGAAAAAGTTGGAACGGTAATTGAACGAAATATGGACGAATACATTAAAGATAAATTATTCCAAATGACTTCACATTATTATCTGTGTGAATTGACAAATAAAGAATACATCTCTCAACAACTGGATGAATATGAGTCTGTACTTGAATTCAAACCAAGATGGGTTTCCATAGAAGAAGCACTTAAAAAAAATGAAAGTCTTATGAATCAGTTTGAGAAAAATAGCTGGTTGAAACGTGAAACTTTCGTACTAAATGAATTAAAGCAATTGTATAAAAGGTAATTTTTAATTAGAGCAACAACGGAAGGTAGTTATTGTGACTTTGAAGGAAATCATGAAATTAAGTCTTGAACATAACAGCGCTAATCTGATGTACAGATTAGCGTATTTTTTTAGGGGTAGGTTCATTAACAAGGGATTTCCTTAGAACTGAATATTCGAAATAATGGGTATTGAGTAAAAGGAACAGAGTTGGTTAACGAGGTATAAAATATTTTGAGTGATTAAAAAATAGGTTGGTGAATTTGATGTCGAAAAAAAATCTTAATGATTTTTGCATCAGTGATGTTAATCTCTTTATTATGGATTGGGCATATCGAACAATAATAAAGGCAATTAACCGAAATAATAGTTTATGAGAGGTATTAGATGTTTTTAACGCTACAAAGGACAAAGTACTTGTTTTCAAATATCGTACAAAAGATAGAGAAACACTTACAAAAAACAATTAGGACACTTTAAAATCAACAAGGAAAACTCATCATCAATTGGTTTATCTGATGCTAACCTTACTGGATTTCTTACAGACTATTTCTTTACACACTATTTCTTAACAAACTCAGACACTGGTGAGAAATATCTGTATGGAATAGTGAATATGCCTAAAAATGTAAAAGAAATAAGTGTTAGTTATGATTTACCTAAGATGAACACTTTGCCATCAGAAAGGATTACAAGAAAGTCTTCAGTAGAAAATAATTTGTTCTTGTTAAATATGGTTGATAACACAGAAATGGGTGAAAATTGGTTGTTTTCTTTTTATGATGGAGATGGCAATTTAATTAAAGAGTCTTCTGAGTTTGCTTATTAACCAAACAATGGGGGGGCTTGAATACTATTATCAATCTCTTTTTTATTTGTCTTGAATTCGCACCTTCAATAATCAAAAAAAGACAGTTTAAGAGCTATTTGACGGAAAGTTTTTATAAAGAGTAAACAACACATAAAAATATTAAGCGGCGTGTAGTTCAATCTATTTTTATTGCAAGAAATGTCAAAACCTATTATAATTTAAATTGAAATTCAATATTTAGTAGTATAATTAAGTTGATAATACAATATTTTGTTATCTAGTAAAAAAGGTGTCGAAAATCGACGTATATGATGTTCGGAAAATATAGAACATCTCTTTATAGGGAATTTGGTGAAAATCCAAAACTGTACCCGCAACTGTAAGTGCTGATGAAATAAGCGAAACCACTGTGAAGTACGATTTCATGGGAAGGGCTTAAAGTAAAGCGAAGCACAAGTCAGGAGACCTGCCTTTTTTATGAAGTACTATTTTCTTCGGGAGTTGGGAGAATAGGACGAGGAGAAGAAAATCATTCAAACATTTTTTGAATGATTATTCCTAAAAGGGTGATAATTCTCTCTTTTACATATCCATCGTTCTGTTCGCTCATCTTACTAAGGATGAGCTTTTTTATATTTGTTAGGATGAACAAAGCCTAGCTCTGCCTTCTAACCCATCGAGTCACTTCACATTTTTCTAGCATGTAAAATGATTTCAATGCTTGTTGGAGGTAGACGAGGTTCATTCGCATTTTTTATTAAAAGGGGATGGAAAGAATGCAAAAAGTATTAGTTGAATATGAGCAGTTGGCTGGTAGTACGTCTGAGATGGTTTTAGATTATGTTCAAAAAATAGCTGATAGATTTCCTCATTTATCATTTGATGAATATCGAGAGAAATTAATGCTAGCATTTGAGAATAAAGATGAATGGCATAATGACCAACTAACTAACGTGTTAATATTATCAGCATTGGAAAGAATTACAGCGTTAGAACCTGATTGGACTTTCTTTGCTGCAAATATATACCTAGATTCGCTTTATCAAAAAGCGGCTAAAAATAGAGGTGAGCAGTCAGGTTACCACTATGGCTCATTTTATCAATTGCTATTAAAGCTGACAGAGATGGGAATTTATAGTCCGAAATTACTGGCACAATATTCAAGAGAAGAAATTGATTTATTAGCAGACATTATCGTACCTGAGCGGGATCAACATTTTACATATATCGGTTTATTAACATTATCAGATCGCTATTTGGCAAAGTCTCATCTAGGAGAAGTATTTGAGTTACCACAAGAGCGATTTCTCATCATTGCAATGACATTGATGATGAACGAAAATAAGGAAAAGAGATTAGCACTTATTAAGGAATCGTATTGGGCACTTTCAAATTTGTATATGACGGTTGCAACGCCAACACTTGCTAACGCTGGAAAAAGCTATGGTCAGTTATCAAGTTGTTTTATAGATACAGTTGATGATAGCTTGCAAGGAATATATGATTCGAATACAGATATCGCGAATTTATCTAAAAATGGTGGAGGGATAGGTGTTTATTTAGGGAAAATTAGAGCGAGAGGTAGTGACATAAAGGGTTTTAAAGGTGTTTCATCAGGGGTTATACCTTGGATGAAGCAGTTAAATAATACGGCGGTGTCTGTTGACCAGCTTGGTCAAAGGCAAGGAGCGATTTCAGTTTATTTAGATGTATGGCATAAGGATATATTGTCGTTTCTTGATACGAGATTAAACAACGGAGATGAAAGGTTGCGTACACATGATTTATTTACTGGAGTGTGTATACCTGATGTATTTATGGAGGTTGTTGAAGAACGAGGTGAATGGTATCTTTTTGACCCACACGAAGTAAGGAAAATAATGGGTTTTTCATTAGAGGATTATTTTGATGAAGAGCTTGGCAAAGGGTCTTTCCGAGATAAATATTGGGAATGTGTCAACAATCCGAACCTTTCAAAAGAAGCTGTAGCGGCGATAGACATTTTCAAGGCTATTATGATTTCACAGTTAGAAACAGGAACACCATATATGTTCTATCGAGATACAGCAAATAGAGCAAACCCAAACAGACATAAAGGAATGATATATTGTAGTAATCTGTGTACAGAAATTATGCAAAATATGAGTCCTACAGTTGTTGTTGAACAAAAGGTAGATGATGGACAAATCATTACTGTGAAAGAGCCTGGCGATTTTGTCGTTTGTAATTTATCATCAATCTCTTTAGCTAAAGCAGTTCAGGATGATGTCCTTAACCGGTTAATAAAAATACAAGTTCGTATGCTTGATAATGTAATAGATTTAAATGCAATTCCTGTATTACAAGCTGAAATAACAAATGAAAAATATAGAGGGATTGGGTTAGGTACATTTGGGTGGCACCATTTATTAGCATTAAAAGGTATAGCGTGGGAAAGTGAAGAAGCTGTCGCTTATTGTGATGAACTGTATGAACAAATTGGATACGAAACGATTCAAGCTAGCATGGAGTTGGCGAAGGAAAAAACACCCTATCCTGCATTTTATGGATCAGATTGGGAATCAGGAGAATATTTCGAATACAGAAGATATCATTCAAAGCAATGGATTGAGTTAAAAGGAAATGTTAAGAAGCACGGTATTCGTAACGGCTATTTGCTTGCAGTAGCACCTAATTCATCAACTTCGATCATTGCAGGGTCTACAGCAAGTATTGACCCGATATTTAGAAAAGAATACTCTGAAGAGAAAAAGAATTATAAAATACCAGTTACTGCTCCAGATTTAACACCTCATACAAATTGGTATTACAAGTCAGTTTATACTATTGACCAAAAGTGGAGTATTATGCAAAATGCGAAACGACAGCGTCATATCGACCAATCGATTTCATTTAATATTTACGTTCGGAATGACATAAAGGCAAAAGAATTATTGGAGCTTCATACACTTGCTTGGCAAAACGAATTAAAAACAACCTATTATGTACGGTCAACATCGACTGCAAACATTGAAGATTGCGATAGCTGTCATAGCTAGAAGAGGGGGATATTGATGATTACAATTGCAAAACGAGAGCTTATGGATACACAAGCACCTAACTGTTCGACAAGTATGATCAACGGGGCAAGTTCAAATATATTAAACTGGGATGACGTCCGTTTTCCTTGGGCATACCCAAAATACAAAGTAATGTTAGCAAACTTTTGGACACCGTTTGAAATTAATATGGGCAAGGATATAAAACAATTTCCACAGCTCTCTCAAGTTGAGCAAGAAGCGTTTTTAAAAATCATTGGATTATTAGCTCTTTTAGATAGCGTTCAATCTGACTATGCAAGTAAGGTTGCTGACTATATTACAGATTCTTCTGTCAATGCACTTATGATTATGCTGGCTCAGCAAGAGGTCGTTCACAATCACTCGTATTCCTATGTTTTATCAAGCATTGTACCAAAAAAAATTCAGGATGAAGTGTTTGAATATTGGCGTACAGAAAATACATTACGAAAACGTAATGACTTTATCACGAATGGATATAAAGATTTTACTAGACAGCCATCCATTGAAAACTTTTTGCACTCGATTATATATGATGTTATTTTAGAAGGCTTGTTTTTCTATAGTGGCTTTGCTTTCTTTTATAATTTAGCACGCAATCAAAAAATGGTTGCAACATCAACGATGATTAATTATATAAATAGAGATGAACAAATTCATGTAGGCTTATTTGAAAAAATATATAAAGAAGTTTTAAAGGAAAATCCAGAGTATAACACCCCAGAACTAGAGCAGTATGCAATTACTGCGTTCCGGAAGGCAGCAGAATTAGAAATTGAATGGGGACGTGAAATAATAGGTAATAAAATGGATGGAATTGTATTTGAGGAATTGGAGCAATACATTCAATATATGGCCAATAAACGTTGCCATCAATTGGGGTATGGTAGAAGTGTTTTTCCTCATGCACCGATAAAAAATCCATTGCGGTGGATTATCGCTTACCAAGAAGTCGATTTAGGTAAAACAGATTTTTTTGAACAAAAATCTCGTCAATATACAAAAGCATCCGATGTGAATGGTTTTGATGATTTGTAAAAAATGAAAGCTTTATGAATGGTTTCTAGAGACTTAAGGGGTATTTCAGAGTGGAATTTTTGCATTTTTTTTAAACATCTTACCCACACAACCTTTTAGAGGGGCATTCAAAATGGAATATAACTGAATGAATATACTATCGGAAAGTACTAGTACCATACATTAAGGGTATGGATATTGAAGATTATTTAATTAAACCACGTCAAAAAAAGCATCTCAATCAATAGAGATGCTTTTTGTTTAGAGAACTATTAGCTTCTTAAATGACCTAAAATCCTTGTGAGTACGTATGACCCCAAAGCTTAATTAGTAGCAGAATCAAAAATACATTACCGTTTCTCATTAAAGTATAAATGCACCTAGATGTTGTTCAATATGTACAGAATAAACAAAAGTGTTAGTTGTACGATAGTGAAGATTGGAAAGGAAATTTTTATTTTTTACCAACAATTTCTTTAGTTTGGGCAATTAAAGTTTCTAAGCTATTTAATTCATTAGGGTCTTCAATTGAAATAGAATAGAATGTATTACCATCAGCTAAAAAAGATGCTATATCAATACTTTCGTATGTAAATCCTAGTTTCTTAAACAGGTTTAGAATGTTAAAAGCTTCTTTGCTAAAAGCCTCTTTTGCAACAAAATAAGCATCTGGAGCATGAGGTTTTATGGTAAGGCTAATTCCAATAGGTTCAACTCCAGAGTATATATAGTAAGGTACTTATTCTTAGGAAGTGTAACATGTGAGCTCATTTCTTCTATGGAAATATTTATATTTTGATTCAGCATTACCTTGAACATTTTATTTATCAATTCACTTTGACTATTTTCGATTCGATAGTGGTAATCATCGAAAATACTATATTTTTTATATAAAAGTTGTTAAAACAAATTCAAAGCATAGTAATATTAATAGAGAATTAGAAATGTGCTTAATAATCTAATTCCTTTTAGCTAGGCTCTAATGTGTAAACGGTGTAGCTATAAACAAAAGAGAACTGCAAGATGTGATTTTTATATAGTTATCACAAATTTACAAAAGAAAAGATGCTAAAAACGTTTTTGTATACGTGTTTATTTATTTAATAGGTTTTATTCACTTACATTCTAGTAGCTGATGTGTATTCTATAATTTTTATAGTCTTTAATCCAAGAAAAGATACCCCCTAACGTTAGTTTTATTCGTGTTTAGTTCTTTCAATGCGAAAACATCTATGAACAAGTGCTTAAATGATTTGGACTGAAAGAAGTTCATTTTGGGAGGTGTACTTATCTATAAAAAAATAAATACTTTTATTTGTTTATTCATTATAGTAATGTTAAGTGCCGGTTGTATAAATCAATCTAACCAATTATTATCAATTGAATTAGCAAAAACACACCGAAGCAACTTGTTAGAAAATGGTAATGTAGCGTTATACAAGTCAAATGATTTACAGTCACTATCGAAGAAGGTCATTGAAGCACCGCTGCTTCAACAGTTACCTGAACTTCCAAGAGGTTGTGAAGTTACTAGTCTTGCGATGCTACTTTCATATGCAGGACTTCAAATAGATAAAATGGAACTAGCAGAAAAAATTCCGAAAGTACCTTATTATAAGCACGGATTGTACGGAGACCCTAATGATGGGTTTGTTGGCGATATGTATTCATATGATAATGATGGCTATGCTGTGTTCAATAAACCAATTGAGAGTCTTGCAAATCGCTACATGCCTGGGCAAATTATTAATTTAACTGGAAAACCGTTTGAATTAATCGAAGATTATATAAAGAAAGGAGTACCTGTATGGGTAATCACAACAAGTATTTATAATGTTGTACCAGAAAAATATTGGGAAACGTGGGAAACAGCTTCAGGATCGATAAAAATAACTAAAAAGGAACATTCAGTGCTATTGACTGGTTTCGACAATAAGTATGTTTATGTAAATGACCCTCTTGTTGAGGAAAAAAATAGGAAACTAAATCGTGAAGATTTTTTAAGTGGTTGGAAGCAACTAGGAAGTCAAGCTATTACGCTATCTCTTAAATTAAATCCTGTTGCTCACCATAGTTTTTATGAAGTTGATTGATGTAAATCAACTTAGTCAATGTTTTACGAGAACCTTGTGACTAGGTTTGCCTAGAACAAAGTAACTATAAATCTGGATGAGAGTTATTTGAATCATTATTATCATGTTGAAAGGTTAGAACCTCATCAACTGGTTGATATGACTGGCCATAAAACTTTTCGTCTTTATATGTATGAATGTTCTCATACGTTTTTTTCATGCTGCGGAATATCGT from Cytobacillus sp. IB215665 carries:
- a CDS encoding S41 family peptidase, translated to MSKKILVIIALVGILLFAVYSFIQGTDKPTNKEETNSVVDLSISIEQQVENLHAFSRLYGYIRYFHPSDEAEQIDWEKFAIYGTGYVVKAKNTGDLKEKLEELFLPIAPTIQIYQEGEEVRDTLNIESEDSSLNYVAWQHFGKARNKFEGGVYKKEKIIFNETSSSEKLFDSLPTVGEKISETINRSLRANIPLVLYTDGEKTLGSTEETMIELDNLVEEINKVKADPDAEALHTRIAGVTILWNDIQHFYPYFEEVNADWLKELPSFIEVALETKNKEDYADIIDYMTEKLADGHISGNLQRWKESYRLPFTVDIAEDQLVITSTYQDTHFKVGDIIMSIDEKPTYEYLLQSQARISGSPQTKELLSIWALEYGKMDETLLLEIDRNGKSLSLEGSYGYANGLSNFPIISQHITEIKEGIYYVNTLKIDYDVLIPHLDSLAKAKGIIFDMRGRPGPNIWQLVSHLTDRTVKGPLLAIEQIIYPDHKKLAGYNTTGTWTIEPQEPRFEGEFVFLTNARAISYPETILGVIEDNNLGYIVGQPTAGANGDITEINLPGHENIWFTGLKVVKSDGSQHHFIGIEPTHVVERTIEGIKAGKDEYIEKAIQIINQ
- a CDS encoding NUDIX hydrolase: MNFNKILELHNNRTYNGIIYREAIRAIIISKNHILLVHSNRGDYKFPGGGVEENESHYETLVREVREETGYTNCVVKEKVGTVIERNMDEYIKDKLFQMTSHYYLCELTNKEYISQQLDEYESVLEFKPRWVSIEEALKKNESLMNQFEKNSWLKRETFVLNELKQLYKR
- a CDS encoding ribonucleoside-diphosphate reductase subunit alpha, yielding MVLDYVQKIADRFPHLSFDEYREKLMLAFENKDEWHNDQLTNVLILSALERITALEPDWTFFAANIYLDSLYQKAAKNRGEQSGYHYGSFYQLLLKLTEMGIYSPKLLAQYSREEIDLLADIIVPERDQHFTYIGLLTLSDRYLAKSHLGEVFELPQERFLIIAMTLMMNENKEKRLALIKESYWALSNLYMTVATPTLANAGKSYGQLSSCFIDTVDDSLQGIYDSNTDIANLSKNGGGIGVYLGKIRARGSDIKGFKGVSSGVIPWMKQLNNTAVSVDQLGQRQGAISVYLDVWHKDILSFLDTRLNNGDERLRTHDLFTGVCIPDVFMEVVEERGEWYLFDPHEVRKIMGFSLEDYFDEELGKGSFRDKYWECVNNPNLSKEAVAAIDIFKAIMISQLETGTPYMFYRDTANRANPNRHKGMIYCSNLCTEIMQNMSPTVVVEQKVDDGQIITVKEPGDFVVCNLSSISLAKAVQDDVLNRLIKIQVRMLDNVIDLNAIPVLQAEITNEKYRGIGLGTFGWHHLLALKGIAWESEEAVAYCDELYEQIGYETIQASMELAKEKTPYPAFYGSDWESGEYFEYRRYHSKQWIELKGNVKKHGIRNGYLLAVAPNSSTSIIAGSTASIDPIFRKEYSEEKKNYKIPVTAPDLTPHTNWYYKSVYTIDQKWSIMQNAKRQRHIDQSISFNIYVRNDIKAKELLELHTLAWQNELKTTYYVRSTSTANIEDCDSCHS
- a CDS encoding ribonucleotide-diphosphate reductase subunit beta translates to MITIAKRELMDTQAPNCSTSMINGASSNILNWDDVRFPWAYPKYKVMLANFWTPFEINMGKDIKQFPQLSQVEQEAFLKIIGLLALLDSVQSDYASKVADYITDSSVNALMIMLAQQEVVHNHSYSYVLSSIVPKKIQDEVFEYWRTENTLRKRNDFITNGYKDFTRQPSIENFLHSIIYDVILEGLFFYSGFAFFYNLARNQKMVATSTMINYINRDEQIHVGLFEKIYKEVLKENPEYNTPELEQYAITAFRKAAELEIEWGREIIGNKMDGIVFEELEQYIQYMANKRCHQLGYGRSVFPHAPIKNPLRWIIAYQEVDLGKTDFFEQKSRQYTKASDVNGFDDL
- a CDS encoding C39 family peptidase; translated protein: MGGVLIYKKINTFICLFIIVMLSAGCINQSNQLLSIELAKTHRSNLLENGNVALYKSNDLQSLSKKVIEAPLLQQLPELPRGCEVTSLAMLLSYAGLQIDKMELAEKIPKVPYYKHGLYGDPNDGFVGDMYSYDNDGYAVFNKPIESLANRYMPGQIINLTGKPFELIEDYIKKGVPVWVITTSIYNVVPEKYWETWETASGSIKITKKEHSVLLTGFDNKYVYVNDPLVEEKNRKLNREDFLSGWKQLGSQAITLSLKLNPVAHHSFYEVD